CTTCGCGTCTTCGCTGTCGTACGTGATTGTTGCTATGGCTGGCTTGTTCTTCGCTGTTTATGTTGGTCGCGGTTTAGGAGGTCAGTGATATGCCTTTTGTTGCTATTTTCAGCTTTCTATCAACTATTGCCGGGCCGTTGGTTCGGCGCATTCTGACCGCCCTGGGCATCGGCATGCTGACGTTTGCCGGTTTTCAGGTTTCGGTTAATGCTGCGAAAACATATGTACAAAACAACTTTTCCGGGTTGCCGTCTGACGTTGTTCAGATTCTCGGCCTGCTCAAGTTCGATATTGCCGTGAATATCGTGTTTGCCGCTGTTATTACTCGCGCTGTAATCGCTGGTATGGACAAAGTAACGGGCGGCATTAGCAAGCTCGGTCCGGTCAAGTGAGGTGATGTATGTTTGTTCTTCGCACAGGCCTCCAGGGCAACGGCAAGACACTGAACACCATCAAGGAAGTCGACTTGAAAGCCGCCAAGGAAGGGCGTCAGGTCTACTATCACAACATTCGCGGTTTCAACCCTGGTGCGGAAGTGCTCCAGGCCGCCTGGGAAGAGTTCGACGATCCGTTGAAGTGGCACCTGCTGCCGCAGAACGCCATGATCGTCATCGACGAAGCTCAGACCTTTTTTCGTGTCCGCAAGGCTGGTTCTGCCGTTCCTGACTACGCCAGTGCTCTGGAAACGATGCGTCATCGTGGGCATGAGCTGCACTGCATCACGCAGAATCCCGGCCTGCTCGACAGTCACTTCCGCAAGCTCTGCAACTCGCATATCCACTACGTCCGCGGCCACAAGGGGAAGGTCGTCAAGCGCTGGGAGTTTGAGCGGGTCAATCCAGAGGTTGAGAAGCGGAACAACTTCACCGATGGCCAAGCCACCCGCATTCTGCTCGATAAGAAGTATTTCGGCGTGTACCAGTCCGTTGCCGAAGGTTCAGAGCATCACATGAAGTTCAAGCCGCCTCGGGCGCTGTTCGTCCTGGGCGCTGCGCTGCTGGTTGTCGCTGTCCTGGGCTACCGTGTTTATCAGAGCCGCATTGCCACTCCTGACGACGCAGGGGCGCCTGTAGCAGAGCAGGGCGCAGGTTCGTTCATTCCGTCTCTACCTGCACCTGTTGCCGATGGTTCATTGCAGCCTCTGACCGTTGAGGAATACGTCGATCTGCGCGTGCCCAGGCTGCCGGATGTTCCCAGCTCTGCGCCGATCTATGACGAACTCACGCGGCCTGTCACGTATCCGAAGCTCTCGTGCGTCAACTCCAGCAACTCCGAGATGGTCGCGAGGAACCATAAGCGCATGGTCATGGGCTACCGTGACGGCAAGGTCTACGGGTGTCGCTGCAACACGCAGCAAGGCACGCGTTACGACGTGTCGTTTGAGGCGTGCATGGCGTACGTGGAGAACGGTGCATTCGATCATGCGAAACCCGACCGGGATCAGTTGCAGGCCGTCGCAGGGACCGGGACGGGCGACGCAGGAGCCGGCACGGGCACAGCGATGGCCGGCTATCATTCCCGACCAGTTGAGCCTGTGAGAGTGACCGTGATTCCCGATAGCAGCCGTCAACCCCGAAAGACTCTGTGAGGCCATTTCCATGTTTGAACTCGATCACTTGGTTGTCGCTGGAATCATCATCCTCGCCACAGGCGTCTTCGTCCTAGGCTTCGCATAATGTGGTTTCGGGTTATGTTGAGCCGGTGCCGTGGGACTATCCCCGGCCACGGCATGCCCGCCAGGGCAAGGCGTAACATCACCCGGTATTATGCGAAGCGGTACCGTTTTGCTCGTCCAGGTCATCGAGGATCTGGCGAAAATGGTACCGAAATCTTTTGAGGTCTTGCGTTGATTTGGTACCATTTCCCCGATCGAGGATCTAACCTGGTTAAACGGAAAGGTACCAAAATGCTTATAAAATTCGACGCTGATCAAGACATGGTTGACCGCCTCAAGCTGCATACTGGCGAGCGCGTGGCCAGCAAGGCTTACAAGTTTGCTGCTGAGGACGTTCCCGATATGGCCGCTGAAATCCGCGACCTGCGCCGTATAGTCGAGGATCGTAACCTTGAGATTCGTCGTCTCAAGGTAGTGATTGAACAGGCCCGTTCTGCTGCCGCTTTGCTGCTCGAAAAGACTGGCCAGACCGACGCATTTAGCTGACTGGTCAAGTGCCGCGCCCCCGGCTCGTCGTGACAAGCTTCACCGTCGCGGCGAACGGAGGCACGGGCGAAGCGCACACTTGAACACCCCTCGACCCTCGTACTCTCCGCCTGGGGTGCAGGGAGAGCTTTACCCCCTGCATCCCTGGCCTCGCCGAGAGTCCCCGAAGGGCCCCCGGAGGGTGCTTTAGCGCCTTCTCGGGCTGCGCCGAGGTGGCGGCAAAGTCGGGTATAGGTGATACCCGACTTTTCTCCCATTTTGGGAATTCCTCAGTCCTTCCCTAGTACCTTCTCGCGGTACTCCAGCACGTCCTTGGTTGTCAGGTCTTTCAGGTGCTTCCAAAGCACAGCGTTGACTAAATCGGCCTCTGCCACGTCTTCGCGGGTCTCCACGATCATGTTGATTCGGCGCTCTTTGATCACGTCGACGAATTCGTCTCTGACGCGGTAGGGCTTGGTCACGTTGCTCATTTCCTGTCGTGCCTCTGGTGGTGGTTATCTTGTCACGTGTTGCTCTGTAACGCGTAACAGCGTATAAGTTCCCTGAACCTGTAACGCGTTACGCTGAAACGGATAGCCGGATGATCGATTGGATAGCCGCCATCATTGAGCTTCACCACGCGCCCTTGCGGAGCGGTGAGGTTATTTGCGTCGAGGCTGACGGCTCTGTGGCCTGGTCTACTCCTCGCAAAATGCTGGTTCGCGGTTCCC
The sequence above is drawn from the Pseudomonas sp. Z8(2022) genome and encodes:
- a CDS encoding DUF2523 domain-containing protein; the encoded protein is MPFVAIFSFLSTIAGPLVRRILTALGIGMLTFAGFQVSVNAAKTYVQNNFSGLPSDVVQILGLLKFDIAVNIVFAAVITRAVIAGMDKVTGGISKLGPVK
- a CDS encoding zonular occludens toxin domain-containing protein, with product MFVLRTGLQGNGKTLNTIKEVDLKAAKEGRQVYYHNIRGFNPGAEVLQAAWEEFDDPLKWHLLPQNAMIVIDEAQTFFRVRKAGSAVPDYASALETMRHRGHELHCITQNPGLLDSHFRKLCNSHIHYVRGHKGKVVKRWEFERVNPEVEKRNNFTDGQATRILLDKKYFGVYQSVAEGSEHHMKFKPPRALFVLGAALLVVAVLGYRVYQSRIATPDDAGAPVAEQGAGSFIPSLPAPVADGSLQPLTVEEYVDLRVPRLPDVPSSAPIYDELTRPVTYPKLSCVNSSNSEMVARNHKRMVMGYRDGKVYGCRCNTQQGTRYDVSFEACMAYVENGAFDHAKPDRDQLQAVAGTGTGDAGAGTGTAMAGYHSRPVEPVRVTVIPDSSRQPRKTL